The following are encoded in a window of Alphaproteobacteria bacterium genomic DNA:
- a CDS encoding 3-keto-5-aminohexanoate cleavage protein, whose translation MITCAVTGAIHTPSMSPHLPITAAEIAEAAIGAAEAGAALVHVHARNPADGRPDQSPEAFEPFLKVIKQRCDAVINITTGGAPTMTIEERLRPCTYFKPEVASLNMGSMNFGLYPMLARHKEFKHAWEKPYLAESEDRIFKNTFKDIAGILTACAENGTRFEIECYDIGHLYTLAHFVDRGLVKPPFFVQSVFGILGGIGAHPEDVAHMKRTADRLFGDAYQWSVLGAGRNQLPIAAQAAAMGGNVRVGLEDSLWAGPGKLAKTNAEQVAKVRQIIEGLGLEIATPTDARKTLALKGADRVNF comes from the coding sequence ATGATCACTTGCGCCGTGACGGGTGCCATCCATACGCCGTCGATGTCCCCGCATCTGCCGATCACGGCGGCGGAAATCGCCGAGGCGGCGATCGGGGCCGCCGAAGCCGGGGCCGCCCTCGTCCATGTCCATGCGCGCAACCCCGCCGACGGCCGCCCCGACCAATCGCCCGAGGCGTTCGAGCCCTTTTTGAAGGTCATCAAGCAGCGCTGCGATGCGGTGATCAACATCACCACCGGCGGCGCGCCGACGATGACGATCGAGGAGCGCTTGCGCCCGTGCACCTATTTCAAGCCCGAGGTCGCGTCGCTGAACATGGGCTCGATGAATTTCGGGCTCTACCCGATGCTCGCGCGCCACAAGGAATTCAAGCACGCCTGGGAGAAACCTTACCTGGCCGAATCCGAAGACCGCATTTTCAAGAACACGTTCAAGGACATCGCCGGCATCCTGACCGCCTGCGCCGAGAACGGCACGCGCTTCGAGATCGAGTGCTACGACATCGGGCATCTTTACACGCTGGCGCATTTCGTCGATCGCGGCCTGGTCAAGCCGCCGTTCTTCGTGCAGTCGGTGTTCGGCATTCTGGGCGGGATCGGCGCCCACCCCGAGGACGTGGCCCATATGAAACGCACGGCCGATCGCTTGTTCGGCGACGCCTATCAATGGTCGGTCCTGGGGGCGGGGCGCAACCAGTTGCCCATCGCCGCGCAAGCCGCCGCAATGGGCGGCAATGTCCGCGTCGGGCTGGAGGACTCGCTATGGGCCGGGCCGGGCAAGCTCGCCAAGACCAACGCCGAGCAGGTCGCCAAAGTCCGCCAGATCATCGAAGGGCTGGGGCTGGAGATCGCGACACCGACCGACGCCCGCAAAACTTTGGCGTTGAAAGGCGCCGACAGGGTCAATTTCTGA
- a CDS encoding helix-turn-helix domain-containing protein, with the protein MTEASALTHSVADGAWQGAAARSRCRTNSRRGFTDPEQRSYAPVDSVGRAFKVLRAVNKLGIASINEIFEETRVPKSTIVRMLETLMHEGYVARDNMCGGYHVTCRTHELTSGLDGIAQMIEVARPHALELTATTKCPIGIGVLDGDAIAVRYWTGAVSPLAHTNTVLGQRADLLHSAMGRAFMAFCPPEQMRAHVARMRATPELQFGAAEERRLHALLAGIRKDGYAMRDPATKPFCTITLATAIKIGDSVHGLISISLFKSAIERRDLAEKIVGPLQATTAAIGRALALVRDDGRTRAATGVEPGF; encoded by the coding sequence GTGACCGAAGCGAGCGCACTCACGCATTCCGTCGCGGACGGCGCCTGGCAAGGCGCTGCGGCGCGATCGCGGTGCCGGACCAATTCCCGCCGCGGCTTTACCGATCCCGAGCAACGCTCCTACGCCCCGGTCGACTCCGTCGGCCGCGCGTTCAAAGTGCTGCGCGCGGTGAACAAGCTCGGTATCGCCTCGATCAACGAGATCTTCGAGGAAACGCGCGTTCCCAAATCGACCATCGTGCGGATGCTGGAAACGCTGATGCACGAAGGCTATGTCGCGCGCGACAACATGTGCGGCGGTTATCACGTCACCTGCCGCACGCACGAATTGACCTCCGGCCTCGACGGCATCGCCCAAATGATCGAGGTCGCGCGCCCCCACGCGCTGGAATTGACCGCGACCACCAAATGCCCGATCGGCATCGGCGTGCTCGACGGCGATGCGATCGCCGTGCGCTACTGGACCGGTGCCGTCAGCCCCCTCGCCCACACCAACACGGTGCTGGGCCAACGCGCGGATCTGCTGCACTCGGCCATGGGCCGCGCCTTCATGGCGTTTTGCCCGCCCGAACAGATGCGCGCGCATGTGGCGCGCATGCGCGCCACGCCCGAACTGCAATTTGGTGCTGCGGAAGAACGCCGCCTGCACGCGCTGCTCGCCGGCATCCGCAAGGACGGCTACGCGATGCGCGATCCGGCGACCAAACCGTTCTGCACGATCACGCTGGCGACGGCGATCAAGATCGGCGACTCCGTCCACGGGCTGATCAGCATCAGCCTGTTCAAATCGGCGATCGAACGCCGGGACCTCGCGGAGAAGATCGTCGGTCCGCTGCAGGCAACAACGGCCGCGATCGGCCGTGCGCTGGCGTTGGTGCGCGACGACGGCCGCACGCGCGCGGCGACGGGCGTCGAGCCGGGGTTTTAA
- a CDS encoding iron-containing alcohol dehydrogenase, with translation MTSFGLLRTPAKILFGRGQRAALGAVARGFGARAFVCTDARLAADRHFVAMMDDLKKNGVAVLVFDRTVAELPLDCVAQCVAAAKPFAPDMVIGIGGGSCMDLAKAAAVMLAHGGDIRDYYGEFKVPGPVLPLICLPTTAGTGSEVTPVAVLADPDKTMKVGIASPHIISAVAICDSELTDTCPPGLTALSGADAMTHAIEAYTAIARPATAALSAERVFVGKNALSDQQALSAIRLIAGALETACRDGSNAQARDDLMLGALLAGLAFGTAGTSAAHAIQYPVGAFTHTPHGTGVALLLPYAMDFNRETRIAEFVEIAVAMGAVRQGRSAEDLSRDAVRRVAALFGAVGIPRTLADLGLPETKIDWVVEQSATIQRLVGNNPRELDVAGLAAITRAAYAGRLSADAA, from the coding sequence ATGACCAGTTTCGGCCTGCTTCGCACACCGGCGAAGATTCTGTTCGGCCGCGGCCAGCGCGCCGCTTTGGGTGCCGTCGCGCGCGGCTTCGGCGCGCGCGCTTTCGTGTGTACCGATGCGCGGCTCGCCGCCGATCGGCATTTCGTCGCGATGATGGACGATCTGAAGAAAAACGGCGTCGCGGTGCTGGTGTTCGACCGCACCGTTGCCGAATTGCCGCTCGACTGTGTCGCCCAATGCGTCGCGGCCGCCAAACCCTTCGCGCCCGACATGGTGATCGGCATCGGCGGCGGCTCGTGCATGGACCTCGCCAAGGCCGCGGCGGTGATGCTCGCCCATGGCGGCGATATCCGCGACTATTACGGCGAGTTCAAAGTGCCGGGCCCGGTGCTGCCGCTGATCTGCCTGCCGACGACGGCGGGGACGGGTTCGGAAGTGACGCCCGTCGCCGTGCTCGCCGATCCCGACAAGACGATGAAGGTCGGCATCGCCAGCCCGCATATCATTTCGGCGGTTGCGATCTGCGATTCCGAACTCACCGACACGTGCCCGCCGGGCCTGACGGCGTTGTCGGGGGCGGACGCGATGACGCATGCGATCGAGGCCTATACCGCCATCGCCCGGCCGGCGACGGCGGCCTTGTCGGCGGAGCGCGTGTTCGTCGGCAAGAACGCGCTGTCCGATCAGCAAGCGCTCTCGGCGATCCGCTTGATCGCGGGCGCATTGGAAACCGCGTGCCGCGACGGGTCGAACGCGCAGGCCCGCGACGATCTGATGCTCGGCGCGTTGCTCGCCGGGCTCGCTTTCGGCACGGCGGGGACGAGTGCCGCGCACGCGATCCAGTACCCGGTCGGCGCCTTTACCCACACGCCGCACGGCACGGGGGTGGCGCTGCTGCTGCCTTACGCGATGGATTTCAACCGCGAAACCCGCATCGCGGAGTTCGTGGAAATCGCCGTCGCGATGGGGGCGGTCCGCCAGGGTCGCAGCGCCGAGGATTTGTCGCGCGACGCGGTGCGCCGCGTCGCCGCGTTGTTCGGCGCGGTCGGCATTCCCCGCACGCTCGCCGATTTGGGACTGCCCGAAACGAAGATCGACTGGGTCGTCGAGCAATCGGCGACGATCCAGCGCCTCGTCGGCAACAACCCGCGCGAGCTCGACGTCGCGGGACTCGCGGCCATCACGCGCGCTGCCTATGCCGGCCGGCTTTCGGCCGATGCCGCCTGA
- a CDS encoding GntR family transcriptional regulator, producing MSSSGTLQRPAALTSEVYNAILDRITGMQIAPGARINVDTLARELGVSQTPVRESLSRLEAEGLVIKTHLIGHRASPQLTRPQIEQLFELRLLIEPAGAAMAARNLDAGARDALNRLHAEMSGMPGRATPTYSEFARKDAEFHARIAEASGNMFLSDSLAKLHTHVHIFRLVFHTRVTAEAIEEHAEILAALLRGDAAAGKKSMRAHIAASRDRVLTLLPA from the coding sequence ATGAGTTCGAGCGGCACATTGCAGCGGCCGGCGGCGCTGACGAGCGAGGTCTACAACGCGATTCTCGATCGCATCACCGGCATGCAGATCGCACCGGGCGCGCGGATCAACGTCGATACGCTGGCGCGCGAATTGGGCGTGTCGCAAACGCCGGTGCGCGAATCGTTGAGCCGGCTCGAGGCCGAAGGCCTGGTCATCAAGACGCATCTGATCGGCCACCGCGCCAGTCCACAATTGACCCGTCCGCAGATCGAGCAGTTGTTCGAGCTGCGCTTGCTGATCGAGCCGGCGGGTGCCGCGATGGCGGCGCGCAATCTCGATGCCGGCGCGCGCGACGCCCTCAACCGGCTTCACGCGGAGATGAGCGGCATGCCCGGACGCGCCACGCCCACCTATAGCGAGTTCGCGCGCAAGGACGCCGAGTTCCACGCGCGGATCGCCGAGGCGAGCGGCAACATGTTTCTGTCGGACTCGCTCGCCAAGCTGCACACGCATGTGCACATCTTCCGGCTGGTCTTCCATACGCGCGTGACGGCCGAGGCGATCGAGGAACACGCCGAGATTCTCGCCGCCCTGCTGCGCGGCGACGCCGCCGCCGGCAAGAAGTCGATGCGCGCGCATATCGCGGCCTCGCGCGATCGCGTGCTGACGCTGCTGCCGGCCTAG
- a CDS encoding aldolase: protein MTNPRPPYEDFRRRLRAREHVLGTFVKTPTTHAIEILGLLGYDFVVIDQEHAPLDRWQIDTMVLAARASNVAGIVRVGDPGDANILSVLDCGAAGILVPHVDSAAKARDIAAACRYRGGRRGFANTTRAGGFGEASFAGHIAAQDQRVVCTAMIEDLSALDHLDEIAAVEGIDAWFVGRGDLTAALGAPSMTSPETRKVVEPIMAAARKAGIPVIMLSPDRADAKAMAELGASAFMVSSDHGFLKQAARQALAEFSPPIA, encoded by the coding sequence ATGACCAATCCGCGCCCGCCTTACGAGGATTTCCGCCGCCGCCTGCGCGCGCGCGAGCATGTTCTCGGCACTTTCGTCAAAACGCCGACCACGCATGCGATCGAGATTCTCGGCCTGCTCGGCTACGATTTCGTGGTCATCGACCAAGAACATGCGCCGCTCGACCGCTGGCAGATCGACACGATGGTGCTTGCCGCGCGCGCGTCGAACGTCGCGGGTATCGTGCGCGTCGGCGATCCGGGCGACGCCAATATTCTTTCCGTGCTCGATTGCGGCGCCGCGGGCATTCTGGTGCCGCATGTCGACAGCGCCGCCAAGGCGCGCGATATCGCCGCCGCGTGCCGCTATCGGGGCGGACGCCGGGGCTTCGCGAACACCACGCGTGCGGGCGGCTTCGGCGAAGCTTCGTTCGCCGGGCATATCGCCGCACAGGACCAGCGCGTCGTCTGCACGGCGATGATCGAGGATTTGTCCGCGCTCGACCATTTGGACGAGATCGCCGCCGTCGAAGGCATCGACGCTTGGTTCGTCGGGCGCGGCGATCTGACGGCGGCACTCGGCGCGCCGTCGATGACCTCGCCCGAAACGCGCAAAGTGGTGGAGCCAATCATGGCCGCCGCGCGCAAGGCGGGTATTCCCGTGATCATGCTGTCGCCCGACCGCGCCGACGCCAAGGCGATGGCCGAACTCGGGGCGAGCGCCTTCATGGTGTCCAGCGATCACGGCTTCCTCAAACAGGCGGCGCGCCAAGCGCTCGCCGAATTTTCGCCACCTATCGCCTAG
- a CDS encoding Ldh family oxidoreductase, with the protein MIQKIAASEIRQFCAAALLRAGAPESHARLQVDLLLEAELRGRASHGLLRLPRIVARIRNGVADPRASGRHDWQGDGLLQVDGECGLGPVVACAALDALMDRAASTGVALAAIANNNHIGMLAFYAERVAARGAMLIALSTSEALVHAWGGTKAMLGTNPIAIGVPAAPLPFVLDMATSVVSMGQIHDHALRGAPIPLGWALDRDGRPTTDAKAACGGAIAPFGEAKGYALGLAFEVLVAALTGAALGRAVRGTLDATEICNKGDVFIVVRAAQMEAMAASIALYLEEIRDDAPAEGFRRVAIPGDRANAVRAERLRDGVPVAGNVWDDIVALARA; encoded by the coding sequence ATGATACAGAAAATTGCCGCCAGCGAGATCCGTCAATTTTGCGCCGCAGCCCTGCTGCGGGCGGGCGCGCCGGAATCCCATGCGCGGCTGCAGGTGGATCTGCTGCTCGAGGCGGAATTGCGCGGCCGCGCCTCGCACGGGCTATTGCGCCTGCCGCGGATCGTCGCGCGTATCCGCAACGGTGTGGCCGATCCGCGCGCGTCGGGCCGCCACGATTGGCAAGGCGATGGCTTGTTGCAGGTGGACGGCGAGTGCGGGCTGGGCCCGGTCGTGGCTTGCGCGGCCTTGGATGCGCTGATGGACCGCGCCGCGTCGACGGGGGTGGCGCTCGCCGCCATCGCCAACAACAACCATATCGGCATGCTCGCTTTCTACGCGGAGCGTGTGGCGGCGCGCGGGGCCATGCTTATCGCGCTATCGACCAGCGAGGCGCTCGTCCACGCCTGGGGCGGCACGAAAGCGATGCTCGGCACCAATCCCATCGCGATCGGCGTGCCCGCTGCACCGTTGCCCTTCGTGCTCGACATGGCGACCAGCGTCGTGTCGATGGGGCAGATCCACGATCATGCGCTGCGCGGCGCGCCGATTCCGCTGGGCTGGGCGCTCGATCGCGACGGCCGGCCGACGACCGACGCGAAGGCCGCGTGCGGCGGCGCCATCGCGCCGTTCGGCGAGGCGAAGGGTTACGCGCTCGGCCTCGCCTTCGAAGTGCTCGTGGCGGCGCTGACCGGGGCGGCACTGGGCCGCGCGGTGCGCGGCACGCTCGACGCGACCGAGATATGCAACAAGGGCGACGTGTTCATCGTGGTCCGCGCCGCGCAGATGGAAGCGATGGCCGCGTCGATCGCGCTCTATCTCGAGGAGATCCGGGACGACGCGCCCGCCGAAGGATTTCGGCGCGTGGCGATCCCCGGCGACCGGGCCAACGCGGTGCGTGCCGAGCGTTTGCGCGACGGCGTTCCCGTCGCCGGCAACGTCTGGGACGACATCGTCGCGCTGGCGCGCGCATGA
- a CDS encoding NAD-dependent succinate-semialdehyde dehydrogenase, which translates to MHDSSASRATAIDPAAIPRGLFIGGMWREATGGKTIPVSDPSTEESLGTIADATVEDGLAAVAAASEAAADWAKTAPRKRADILMKAFHLMLAKADGLAELISRENGKALADAKGEVNYAAEFFRWYAEEAVRMIGDISMAPGGANRIVVQYQPVGVSVLITPWNFPAAMATRKIGPALAAGCTCILKPATETPLTALAMAEILAEAGVPKGVVNVVTTSKPGPVIGAMLRDRRVRKLSFTGSTEVGRRLLAEASQSVVNCSMELGGNAPFVVFEDADIDAAVDGAMIAKMRNGGEACTAANRFYVHEAVYGEFAAKLAARMGAMRVDDGRLPTTACGPLVNRASLEKVVGFVDDAVKRGAKVLTGGKALDRRGYFYPPTVLTDVAKDSALLHDEIFGPVAALVAFKNEDEAVAMANDTEYGLVSYVYTKDLARGLRVAERLEAGMIALNRGLVSDPAAPFGGVKQSGLGREGAHHGLLEFAEAKYIATNW; encoded by the coding sequence ATGCACGATTCATCCGCTTCCCGCGCCACCGCGATCGATCCGGCCGCGATTCCGCGCGGGCTTTTCATCGGCGGCATGTGGCGCGAGGCGACCGGCGGCAAGACGATTCCGGTCAGCGATCCGTCGACCGAGGAATCGCTCGGCACGATCGCCGACGCGACGGTCGAGGACGGGCTCGCCGCCGTCGCGGCGGCGTCGGAAGCGGCAGCCGATTGGGCGAAGACCGCGCCGCGCAAGCGCGCCGATATTCTGATGAAGGCCTTCCACCTGATGCTCGCCAAGGCCGACGGTCTGGCGGAGCTGATTTCGCGCGAGAACGGCAAGGCGCTGGCCGACGCCAAAGGCGAGGTGAACTACGCGGCCGAATTCTTCCGCTGGTACGCCGAAGAAGCGGTGCGCATGATCGGCGATATCAGCATGGCGCCGGGCGGGGCGAACCGCATCGTCGTGCAGTATCAGCCGGTCGGCGTCAGCGTCTTGATTACGCCGTGGAACTTTCCCGCCGCAATGGCGACGCGCAAGATCGGCCCGGCGTTGGCGGCCGGTTGCACCTGCATCCTGAAGCCTGCGACCGAAACGCCGCTGACAGCACTGGCGATGGCCGAAATTCTGGCCGAAGCGGGCGTGCCCAAAGGTGTGGTGAACGTCGTCACGACGTCGAAGCCCGGCCCGGTGATCGGCGCCATGCTGCGCGACCGGCGCGTGCGCAAGCTTTCCTTCACCGGCTCGACGGAAGTCGGCCGCCGGTTGCTCGCCGAAGCTTCGCAGTCGGTCGTCAATTGCTCGATGGAGTTGGGCGGCAACGCGCCCTTCGTCGTGTTCGAGGATGCGGATATCGACGCCGCCGTCGACGGCGCGATGATCGCCAAGATGCGCAACGGCGGCGAAGCCTGCACGGCGGCGAATCGCTTCTATGTCCACGAAGCGGTTTACGGTGAGTTCGCCGCCAAGCTCGCGGCGCGCATGGGCGCGATGCGCGTCGATGACGGCCGCTTGCCGACCACGGCGTGCGGGCCGCTGGTCAACCGCGCGAGCCTGGAGAAGGTCGTGGGCTTCGTCGACGACGCGGTCAAGCGCGGCGCCAAGGTATTGACCGGCGGCAAGGCGCTCGACCGGCGCGGCTATTTCTATCCGCCGACGGTGCTGACCGACGTCGCCAAAGATTCGGCGCTGCTGCACGACGAAATCTTCGGGCCGGTCGCGGCCCTCGTCGCCTTCAAAAACGAAGACGAAGCCGTGGCGATGGCCAACGACACGGAATACGGCCTCGTCTCCTACGTCTACACCAAGGATCTCGCGCGCGGCCTGCGCGTGGCCGAGCGGTTGGAGGCGGGGATGATCGCGCTCAATCGCGGGCTCGTCTCCGACCCGGCAGCCCCTTTCGGCGGCGTGAAGCAAAGCGGCCTGGGGCGCGAAGGCGCCCATCACGGGCTGCTGGAATTCGCCGAAGCCAAATACATCGCGACGAATTGGTAG
- a CDS encoding nuclear transport factor 2 family protein, which translates to MHITPERIALTHTLHALLVDYWHEVDSNWGRKAPEYYTPDGVFQGPAASYAGREKIRQFYKWREDRGARTVVHSVINFQAIPQGDDKALCHWFLMLYAADGKPPLPTHPPIQIAYMTDHMVRDASGAWLVAHRKFENWFEGGTPTTNPKLDDK; encoded by the coding sequence ATGCACATCACACCCGAACGCATCGCGCTGACGCACACGTTGCACGCGCTGCTGGTCGACTATTGGCACGAAGTCGACAGCAATTGGGGCCGCAAGGCGCCCGAATACTACACGCCCGACGGCGTGTTCCAGGGTCCGGCGGCGTCCTATGCCGGCCGCGAGAAGATCCGCCAATTCTACAAATGGCGCGAAGACCGGGGTGCCCGCACCGTGGTCCACAGCGTCATCAACTTCCAGGCGATCCCGCAAGGGGACGACAAGGCGCTGTGCCACTGGTTCCTGATGCTCTACGCGGCCGACGGCAAGCCGCCGCTGCCCACGCATCCGCCGATCCAGATCGCCTATATGACCGACCACATGGTCCGCGACGCGAGCGGCGCCTGGCTCGTCGCGCATCGCAAATTCGAAAACTGGTTCGAAGGCGGCACGCCGACGACGAATCCGAAACTCGACGACAAGTAA